GTGGACGTGTTCCAGTTGCAGTTGAGCGCCTCGGGGATTTCCAAATCCGGCAAGGTGCTTTTGGCCGCTGCAGACTCTTGCTGCCCTGGCGGCGCCAACTGGACGAAGACAGCGGTGACCGTGACACCCCACGCCGCCGCCAGAACAGACGAACTCGATGTCGCTGGCGTCTGGAGCTACCTCTCCAAAGAAAAAGACCTCTCGATCGGCGAGACGTGGCGCTTGCGGTTTATCATCCAAGACGCGGATGCGCCCCTGCTCAAGGACTTGAAGGACAATGCCCCCGCCTCGTTTGTGAAGATCGGACTCTATTCCAAATCCGGGAAAAACGATGTGATCCTCCCAATCCTCACTCGACCGACGGATGCATCCACGGCATTTGGACAATTGGTGGAGGCGGATTTGGTGGTTCCTGCCTCTGAGAAATACCAAATCGGGCTTTCCGGATATTCCACCGGGAAGCTGACCATCGAGGGCTTCAACGCACTCTCCGTACGGTTAGGTTCCGATTCTACCTGGCTCAAGAATCCATCGAACATGAACACCGACGATTGGAGTCGGGTCAAGAGCGTTCGTGTGCAGGTGCTGACACGTGCCCCTGCGGACAAGAGAGACTATTACAGCAAATTCACCGGTTTGGCCAATTACCAGCAAACCTCTTCCGCCCCAGTTGGGGAATTCAACGCGACGGACTCCTCCATCCGCGTCCTTCTGGACCACCATTACCCGGCAGGCAACAATGGAAAATTCTAAACGCCCCGCCTCGCGCCAGGGCATGGCCATCTTCGCGGTCCTCTCCCTGATGGTGGTCTTCACCGTATTGGGTGTGGCGGCCATCACGATTGCCCAACGCGACAACGCCGCCAGCGGAAATGTGCTGGACATCAAACAACGCGAGGCCGCCGCTTACGCTGGTTTGGTGTACGCCCAGAACGAGCTCACGCGCGACCCCGACAACCTGCTGGCCATCCTGAAAAGCTGGCAGGACAAGACCGTATACGCCAGCACCACCGGCCCCTTCGTGCCCTTGTACCTGCAATTTGACCTTGCCGCCAAGGTGGCGCTGACCACCACCGACCCGGGAATGTTCCAGATTCCCGGGTCCGATTCCAAGATCAAGGTGGAGGTCACCGGAATCAGCTTGCCCTCTTCTTCCGAAGAGCCCCGCATCGCCTTGCGATCCACCGGGTCCAGCCTTTCAGGGGACGAACAGACCATTCTGGGCGTTTACCAGATCAAAAACATCCGAATGAGCGCCAATCAGGCCACCCTGCCGATTACGCACCCATTTTATGTTAGCGGCGGCGGCGACTGGAACAATACGATCAATATCATTGATGGCAATGCGTACTTTGGAAACAACACTCACCTCAATGGATCCGTCAAGGATGTAATCATTCAAAATGCCGGATTGCGAGTGTATGGGGACTTCACTTGGGATGATCTGGGGACCTTCAGCGTCGATAAAGATGTTTACATCAATGGCAATTTTTTAATGCACAGCGTAAAAGGCGCGGTGAATTTCAAGCAAAACCTTGTGGTCACGAAAAATCTCGAGTATGCATCGACAGGCACAAAGATATCTGTCTTTCGATCGCTTTATGTATTAGGAAACCCGGGATTCACATCACTACAAAAAGAATTCATCGATATTGGCACGGGAGTTGGAGTGACGGACGCCATTTTTTACGTCCCCAACGGCGAACTGGTCATGGGTACGGATTCCTGGATCCGCGTCAATGGCTCGGCATTCATTCGCAAGCTGAGCGGCTCGAGTGCGGCTCCCTTCATTCTGGATGTCACCAATCGGCTTGAACTGGCCTCCCTCGGCCTTACACAAACGTTCGCCGGTGTTGGAAGTTGGGGCCAGCTCGTGGCTCGCTCAGCAAGCGCGACAAGCTCCATTAAAAATACGCCCGTGTCCAATCCAGTCGCCACTTGGGCCATTTCCCGGGTCTCAGATGGAATCCGTATCGGGAGCGGCACATTTCCTTTCGATTCATGGATCGGATCAACGAATTTCACACTGGGCGCTTTGGGTGATAGTGTTCAGACCAACGGCGCCCATGTCATCAATTCGAACAATGTGTCGAATTTTTTTGTGAAAGGCAACTATGTCAATTATCTCGGGGTTCTGCCCCCCACCGCAAACCTATCCCCAGCCACCACTACCGAGGGTTTCGACTCCGACCCAGCCATCACGCCGAAATCGCCCCAAGACCTAACTCAAAGCCTTCCGCCCAGCGACGTGAACGATCGCGAGCCCACCCTGGACTGGGTCACGGATGGTACCGCCCTCAGCAAAGCCTGGACGGCCACGGCAAGCACCAGCTGCAAAGAGGCAGCCAAAATTTGTGGAAGATCCATTCAAGAAGCTTATGATGCGAATAAATTAGCAGGCGGAACAAATTTCCATAACGGTTTTTTCATTGTTCTACTGGCCGGGCCCGAATGGGGATGGGATAAGAGCGGAACGGAAACCTCAAAACTAAAAGGGAAGTTCTTGTTCTATGCCGCCAAGGACATGAGCGGTTCAGGTCAACCATGGCCGACAACGGATGGAAATTCGACTCCTTCGAATCCAAAAAATGTGATTTTTGTCTATGGCAGTGGACCGAATAAGATTTTTGCGGGATTCAGTCCACGCCACACCACGAATCCCAGCCTTCCCGTCGAATTTACAGGTTATGTGCGTTACGACGCGGCAAAGTGTGAGGATATTACCTGGAATCCAGAGACCGATTTGACATTCCGCGGCGCAGTTCATGTCGTGGGACCAAATCCGGACACCAAGAACTCTTCACGTTGCATAAAATTCACCATCAATTCCGGGAACAATCCCAACACGGCTAAGCCGTACCTTACAACCTTCCAATTTGATCAACCGGCACTCAACGCCATCGGCGCTGCCTTCGGCAACAATTTCGTCATCAAGTCCGATGGATCGACGCTTCCCGTCACGCCTCCTGAGTTCCTTCTGATGGAAAACTGGGTCCAGATGCGGACCTTGGGCGAGCTGCGGTAAACCTGTTTACCAGCTGGCGGCGCTAGCTTGACCACTCGATCTCGGGGTGGTCCGCTCTAGCGCATCAGCGTCCAGCTGGCCGATCCGTGCGCATCCTTCGCGCGGATCACCAGCACGCCGCGGTCCTGGAGAGGAATCAGCGAGACGGGCGCTGTCAGGATCCGCTCCGCCAGAATCCGTCCGCGCAGGTCCGCGACCTGGATTTCCACCGGTTGCGCGTTGGCGGAAAGTCCGATCTCGAGTCCGTTGGATGTGGACTTCACGTTCCACTTGGCAGGGACCGGTCCCTTGCGATTCACCGGAGATTCGCGAGGGTCGGTCTCCAATTGGTCCACCACCAACCGGCCGGTGTCGTCACTGGTCCATTCCAACCGAAGGAGTTGGGTTCCCGCCTCGAAGCGAATGGAATCCGTGGCCAGGGCCACCGCTGAGGGGCCATCGTTTCCAGGCGTGACCGTAAAGCGGGCGACGTCCTTGCCATCCAACTTGGCGATCAAGGTGCCCACGCTGGAGACCGAGGCCCGCACGAGAAGTCTGGCAGTCTGGGAAGTTGGCGAGGCGATGACATATTGGGCCCACGATCCAGGGAGCAGGTCCAACTGGACACGACCACCGGTGCCGGCGCGCAACGCGTGATCGAATGCAACGATGGAAAACGCCCGCCCATCGATCTTGCCGGGCACGACGAGCGTATCGTAGCGCGCGCGCGAGGGGATGTCGGCGAGCAGGGCAGACCGGAAATAGGCTCCACTGGCGGTCAGATCCGTGGCCGACCACGAGCCGTCCTGCGAGGCGGAAGAGACCAAGGTCGCGGAACTTTCGCGCCCTTTGGAAATCGACCACCCACACCACGAGACCCCTAAGGTATCCAGGAAATCCTTCCAGCGACTCGCCTTGGGAATATCCGTCTTGGCCTCGGCGGCCGACGAGGTGGAAAGCTGGCTGACGAACACGGGCAGCTTGGCGTCGGTCACCTTCCGCACCCGCTCGCGTTCCAATTTGTCGTCGGATTGCAGATCCAACCGTTGGGAGTAGAGCACATTGGCATCCACCAGAGGAGAGGCCAGGGCCGCATCGGATTCCCGGCTGAGACGGGGAGTGGAGACAATCACCACGTTGGAGCTGTGGGAACGAATCACCGCAAGGATCTCCTCATGCAACTTGCGAAGCCGGTTCCAGTCGTAATCCTTTCCGGAAAGGCCGTCGTACGGCTCGAACAGCACATTGGGCTTGTTCCCGTAGACCATGGCCATTTCCTCGAAGAAGTCCTTTGCCTCGTCCGGATGATCGGAAAGCGAGTCTTCGTGCCAGGAAACCACCACGTAGATCCCCCGCTCGATCCCTCCCTGGATGAGCTGATGGATCTTGGCCTTCGAGAGATTCGGATTGTTCCGGTATGCTTCGAGAGCCGATATCTGGCTGATATCCATGCTGGCGCGCACCACCGAACACCCCCAGTCGGTGGCCAACCAATCCACAACGGAGCGATTCCAGTGCGAGGATTCGTCCTCGGCGCCAAGGTTGCCCAACGACATGCCGACCAGACGCACCTTCTTGCCGGTGAATTCTCCCACCAGGCCACCCTCGCGGATGGAAAGCTTCCCGTGGAGAGATACCGGCGAGGCCGCGTTCCCAAAAATCGGGAAAAGGAGAAGAGCAGCCAATGCGGGTGAGAAACGGCAATTCATGATCCCCTGCCTTCTGGAAACGATCCTCCATGAATGTAGCAGGAGTTCACAGAAAACAAGGCGCGACAATGTGTTAGCGAAGCGACGAGCCCGACTCCAGCCGCTCCCTCAATCCCCACAAGGCCTTGGGCGACAATTGAACATCCGCCTTCGGTGGATCGACGATCGCGACGCAGTGGAACTGGTCCACCGAGGTATCCCGATGGATGGGGCACCCCAAGGGCAAGCCGGACGGCGAGATGTAACTGGCCACCACCGGCGACTTGGCGTCCTTGCCACGGCGAATGACCACCCCGATTTCTCCGTTTTCCAGGAGCACATGGTTTCCAGGAGGGAAAATGCCCAAGGCTCTCACCATCGAGGTCGCCACATCCGCCCGAACGAACTTCCCGAGCCCACGGAGGATTTCCACCAACGTCAGATTGGATTTTTCCGTCGCCGCCCAGTTGCGACGTGTCACACGCGCAGTGTACATGTCGCAGATCCGCAGAACCTGGGCAGCCAATGAAACTTGATCCCCCACCATTCCCAAGTAGCCTGATCCATCGATCGATTCGTGGTGGTAGCGTACCGCGTCCAGCCATTCCTGGTCCCGAACCCCTGCCGCTTGCAGAATCTCGAAGGTGGCCTGGGGGTGGCTTTGCATCGCCGCGCGCTCCCCGTCTTGGATCGGGCCATTTCGTTGATTCAAGGTTTCGTGGAGATCCAACAAGGACATGTTCATGGTCAGGGAGGCGCACACCAAGGACTGGCGCGCGGCGCGCGGCATGTCGATCGCCTTGGCGACCGCCTCCGCGGCGATGGCGGTGTCCAGCTGGTGCTTGACCGAGTGGTTTGTCCATGCCCCCAAGGCGATCGAGGCGATGGCAGCGTCCTGCTCCTGCGTGCAAAGCTCCAAAAGCCCACCTGCCAACGCCATGATGCTCTCCTGCAGATGCGCAGGATTGGGAGCCAACAGCAGGATGCGTTGGAGGTTGGCCAGCATTTCGGTGAGGGAGTCGAAGGCGGGAAGCGATGCGTTTCGCTTGTAGAGGCGCTTCATGCCGGCCTCGTCGGATTCCAGCGAATACCGACTGGCACCGCGGCGAACCAACTCGTCCACCATCGCGGTGTTGGCGACGATCTGACCTCGGCGCAGGAGCAAGCGGCCCGATGAGTCGAACAGATCGAAATCCAACGGCGTGCCCAACGTCAGATCCAATGTCCCAATCCGTCGCATGGTGGTCACGGCAAATCGCCTCCGGATTTCAATTTCTGTCCAGAGAATCCGGACAGAAATCTTCCGTAAGTGATTCTATCATCCTCGATTGCGGCTTGTCCAGCGGAGAGGGCCGGAACATGAGGCTTGGGACGCGAACGGACTCAGTGCCCTCCGACGGCTTCCTTCTGCTGGGCAAGCGCTTCGGATTCGGGGCCGTAGAGCGTCACGCGATTGCGACCGCTCTTCTTGGAGAAGTACATGGCCTTGTCGGCGCCATCGATGAAGTCCTGTTTGACCGAAGCCATCTCCGGAAACAGACACACGCCGATGGAAATGGTGACCTTGAGCATCCGGCCTTCGTGGGGAATGGCCATGTTCTCCACCGCCGCGCGGACACGTTCCGCGCTTTGCATGGCGCCCGCCACCTCGGCCTGGGGCATCAGCACCACGAATTCCTCGCCGCCATAGCGTGCCAGCATGTCGCTGGAGCGGATGGCGGTTCCCACGCAACGAGCGACCTCCTTGAGCACCAAGTCGCCGATGGCGTGGCCATAGGTGTCGTTGAACACCTTGAAGTGATCGATATCGAACAACATGAGCCCGATCCGCTGGCCATACCGGGAAGCGACCTCGAGTTGTTGGTTGAGCAAGGTCTGGAAATGTCGATGGTTGGGGACTTGGGTAAGGCCGTCGATCGTGGCCAGCCGTTCCATCTCCTGGTACATGCGAGCGCGCGTCAAAGCTCCCGCGGCGATGGAGGCGATGGCCGCCAGAAGCTTGGTGTCGAGCTCCTGGTAGGAGCCAGGTGCCGTGGATTCCAGCGTCAGCACCCCGAAGCATTGGCGGTCGTCGTTGAGAAAGGGCGCACCCATGATCTCCTGGCCTCGCCAGCCAACTTCGGCATCCATCCGCGATTCGAACACCGCTCGGGCTCCGTCTTGCCAATCCCGCGACAACACTTCTCGTCCCGTGCGGAACACCGCCCCACAAACGGAGGCGGGATCGGAGGGGTCGAAATAGGAGCCAAGCTGGGGAAGTGGCACGATCCCCGTGGACAATTGGATCTGGGCCAACTGCTTGGCGGGGTTCCACAAACTGACCGTCAATCGTTCCAACGGAAACAGCGTCCGCAAGGAGGATTCGAGCACGGCCAGAAGATCATCCGGCTTGAGATGGCGGGTCAGGCGCGACTGGATGTCGTAGAAGGTGTTGGTGATCGTAGCCTGGCGCTGGATGGCCGTGCGCGCCGATTGCACGGTGACCAGGGCCGAAGCGATGCTGGCGAAGCGCTTGAAATACAGATAATGTTCATCCGAAAAGGCCCGCCCGACCTTTTGGTCCACCACCAACAGCGCCTGGAGATCGCCCGTGTCCTCGTTTCGCACCGGCAAGGCCATCAGCGAAAGCACCCGTTCGCCTTCCGGGTAATACTCCGGAGATTCGCCGTAATTGGCCACATCGCCAGTCAACAATCCCGAGCGCAGGGAATTTCCCAGCAACCGGAATCCAGGAACGATGCGCGCGTCAGGCAGCACCATCCCTTTGCCGAACTTGGCGTCCAGCAACAATTCGCCACTGACCGGATCCACCAGGAACCCCAAGGAGGAATACGACCGGAAGACCTTGTGCATGAGATGCACAACCGGCCCCAACAAGCGCGACATCTGCTGACGGGCCTGGTCGTCCTGTTCCGAGAGGATGGATCGCGACAGAACCTGCGAAGCGGAAGGGTCGATGTCGTCGCCGGAGGAGGACATGGCCGGTTCGTCCCAGGCCCCTTGGACCCTCTGGCGAGGAATGGCCGTGGAGGCGCGGGGATCTTGGGTTGCACTTGGCAAGCCCTGGCTTGGCAGGCTCTGCGGTCGATTGTGGATCCCCGACATGGAAGCCGAGGTCGAAGACATCGAGGCCGGGTTGTGGACCTGCGAAATTTGCAGGATCCCTGAAGAGGACGCCGACGGCACCGGAACTTCGGAAATGCTCAGGCCTCCTCGGCCGGCACCAGGCGACGCCTCCATCCGACCTCGTGGGGTGGAGGCTTGATGGAACGAGTAGTGGACAAACAAAAAGACCAACAACCAGATCGCCACCTGGGCAAAGTGGAGTTTGGAATCGATCATCGGGATCTGGATGGGTCCCCACAACGCCAGGTGACCCACCAAAAGTGGACTTGCCAACAAGACGATGGCGCCTGCCAAAATGTGGAATCGATCCTTCTTGGGGTCGGAAAGCGGGAGGAGCGGCACCAGCCAAGCACCGAGCGAAATCAAAAGCCAAGTCGACTCCGTGGGGACCAGCAGGAGTTGCGCAAGAAGAGCCCCGGCGGAAAACAGGAATCCGAACGCGCCTGCTTTTCGAAGTGAAGGACGCAAGAAGGTGGCCACGGCTGTACAGCCGACCAATAGGGCGCCGAACAGCAACAACCCGATGTTGGGAGTCAGACCAGGGATCTGGCGCCCGCCAACGAGCCAGCCGCTCGTGCCAACGATCCACAGGATAGCCGCAGCCGCCTGAAGGAAAACGCCCACCAGATTCCTCCGCTATGGGGTCAAATGTATGTTTACCGATCTCGTTTATACCATTGTGCTGTCCCTGTACGCCACCGGGAAGTGAGGAGAGGAACATTGGGTCGAGCAAGCTTGATTTCCTGGTGGCAGCGAACCCGGTATCTGCGGCAGGTCACCAAGGCGATTGATTCCACCGTGAGCCAGCCCTCCAAGCCCAGACCCTTGCTCACAGGGCCCGGGGTGGTGCTGGTGCCCTTCGACCCCGTCCATGCCGCATTGGCCAATCCGTTCATCCAGGACCTTTGCAAAACATTGGAGGGTCCGGTACGCCTGGCCGGCCCCGTGGCAAGCTTGCGCTGGTCGCCAGAGACCAGCCTTCCTCCGCTGGAAATCCCCATGGGGCTCTCGCCGAAAGGGTTCCGCGAATGGCTCGAGTACCATCGCGCCCACCGAACCGACTGGTGCTTGCTGGTTTCGCGCGAGCCCGTTCCACTGGAAGAAGCCTGTTTGGCCTGGTTTGGATCCGGAGCGCGGATTTCGTCGCTGGGAGCCTGTCAGTCCGATGCTGCCAATGTCAAATTGCAGACCGAGCCGGAACCTTCGCTGGACCAGCACCTTCGTCGCACCTTGCGCACCGTGGTCTCGAATTTTCCCCAACGGAATCCTCAGCAGCCCGCCAAATCCGGCCCTCAGGTTCTGGAAATCCCCCCCTCGCTTCCGGACAAAGGCTCGCGAACTCGCGCATTTGCCGACCACATCACCCGGTTGGCCACCATCCAGCCCCTTTTGCTGGCCCATTCCGAAACCCTACCCGCGATCATCGCCGACACCGTCCGCAGTTTGGGACCGAGGATCGCTCTGGTGCATCTGAATTCCGCACGGGATGTACAGGAATTGGCCAAACGAACCCGGCTGTTTGTCGGCACGCGCACTCCGGCTACCGCTCTGGCAACGCTCGCAGGCTGCCAGGTTCGTCTTCTCGGGGCCCCGGAGGACACGAAAGATTACCCTCCGGAAGGGGTCATTGCGGTTTCTCAAAAAATCCTTAGGCAAGAATTGGACGAATCGGTGTAGATTTGGCCCTCCACGGGATGTAGCTCAACTGGTAGAGTACCTGCTTTGGGAGCAGGTGGTTGCACGTTCAAATCGTGTCATCCCGACTCCGTTGCGAGGAGAGCAAAGAACTCTCCTCGCAACGGCCCTTCACCCCCCCCTTAGGAGATCCTATGGCTGCCAAGGAAGAATCGGTCATCCTCAAATACCTGAAGAAGAACCCTGGATCCGAGGCGCTGGACGTTTCGTTCGGTACCGATATCGACGAATCCGTGGTGAAGGAAACTCTTCAGCAGCTTTTGGGCAAGCAGCAGGTCTCCCAGTCGGTCAGCGACTCCGGCATCTCCACCTGGAACATCGCCACTCCTCCTCCGCCGGCCCCCAAGCCCGTGGCTCCCAAGCCTGTCGCCACCCCCAAGCCGGCGCGTGAAGACGCTCCTGTCGAGGATGTCGTCGTTTCCGACAGCGACTTGGCACCCTCCTCGAATGGTGGCGGTACCGGCAAGGGCTTCGTGATCCTCATCGCCCTGCTGTTCGCTGCCATCAGCGCCGGTGCAACCTTCTACTTGCTCCAGAGCACCATCAAAACAGCAGAGACCAAGCTGATCACGGACAACAAGCGGGTCCTCGACAGCCTCAGCACGGTCATCCAAGCCACCAACGTCAAGATCTCGGGCCTCCAGGTCGAGCTCAATGCTCTGAAGCCGCCTGCCGAAGAAAAGGTCGAAGACAAGGCAAAGGGCAAGCCCGCCGCCAAGGTCGCTCCCAAGAAGACCAAGAAGGGCAAGTAAGCGAGACTCGCCGATCTTTCCGGTCGACGCACTTTCCGAGCGCCTCGTCGCGACATACCGCGACGGGGCGCATCTTGTTTTGAAGGCACCCACCGGCTCTGGAAAGAGCACCCGGGTTCCTCGCCATTTATTGGACGCAGGGATTCGCGGCAAGATTTGGGTGGTGCAACCCCGCCGACTCGCCGCGCGCAGTGTTGCTGCATGGGTCTCGAAGCAGTTGGGTGAAGAGCTGGGCGGCCGCGTCGGATACCACGTGCGGTTTGATCGATCCTCCAGCGCCAAAACGGAAATTCTGTTCCTGACCCCCGGTGTCGCGCTGCGCATCGCCGCATCATCACAAGGATTCTCCGGGATTTCCGCGATCCTGCTGGATGAATTCCACGAACGTTCCGCCGAAACCGATGCACTGGCCGCATTGGCCCTGAACTCGGGTGCGGGTGGCCCGGCGGTGTGGCTGTTGTCGGCGACTGTGGATCCTGACGAATTGCGTCGGTGGTTGTCCCGTGGGTCGAGGCCGGTCCAGGTTCTGGAAAGTCAGGGCCGGTTGTTTCCGGTCCAGATCGAGCACCGGCCGGCCCCAGGAAAATTGTCCATCCCCGAAGCGATGGCCGGCGCCGTTCGCGATCGCTTGCGCCAAGGCGCGGATGGCGACTTGCTCTGCTTCGTGCCAGGGGTTGGCGAAATCCGCAAGACCATCGAGCTGTTGTCGCGGACTCCACTCCCCACGCCGGAGCGTGTGCGATTGTTTCCGTTGCATGGCGAATTGGAACCCTCCGAGCAAGATGCCGCCCTCTCCCCCGCATCGGCGGGTTGCGTCCATGTCGTGGTCGCGACCAACGTGGCCGAAACCTCGCTCACCTTGCCGGGAGTCCGGCACGTGCTGGATTCCGGCTACGTCCGTTCCGCCCGATTCGACCCTCGGCGCGGCCTGGACACCCTTTACACGGTACGTGCGAGTCGCCGAAGCGCCGACCAACGAGCGGGTCGCGCGGGTCGCGTGGCACCCGGCACCTGCTGGCGATTGTGGTCGGAATCTGACCTCCCACCGGAAGATGAGCCTCCCGAAATCCTTCGCGTCGACTTGGCCGGACTCTGGCTCTCGCTTGCCGCGAGCGGATTGGATCCACAACGCCTCCCCTGGCCGACCCCTCCCACACCGGAACGGATAGAATCCGCCCTGGCCTTGTTGCACACCCTCGGCGCGCTGACAAAAAACGGCCAAGTGACCGACAGCGGCCGCCAGATGGCCCGCATGCCGGTGTCCCCGCGGACCGCCAGAGTCCTGCTGGAAGCCCAACGCCTCGGCGGGACGGATCAGGCCTTGCGCTGGGCGGCTGCCTGGGAATCGCAAGGGCGTGGCGAGGAGGATCGACTCCGCCGGAGTCTGGAGGAATTCGTCCGTGGGGCTCCCCGATCCGAGGTGCCGCTCGGCAGGCTCCTGCTGCCGGCCTTCTCCGACCGCTTGGCCACATCGGCTTCGGCCGACCGATGGAAACTGGCCGATGGCAGGGTCTGCGAAGGTAATGTCGGTGGTGGTGCCAATCTTTGTCTGGCGCTGGAGGTTCAGGAAACCGCCAACGCCCAACGCGGGACCACCCTGTGGCTGCGAGAGGCGCAGCCGGTGGAGGTTCCCTGGGTGGAAAACGCCTTCCCGGGCAGGATCCGCAGCGCGGTGGAGGTGGACTGGGACGCCAAAAATCGTCGTGTCCAGGCGCGCGAGGTCGTGCGACTGGAAGATCAACCCCTTTGGTCGCGACCGGTGGACGACAACCGGATTCCTCGACTCCAAGCAGAGCAGATGCTCGCCGCGAAGATCGCCACCGGCGACATTCGTTGGCGCTGGGGCGAAGAGGAAGATCTCTGGGTGATGCGCACACGACTGGTGGCCAAGGCTTTCGGTGAGCGGGAACTTTGCACCTTCCAAGAGGATGATTTGGAACTCGCCCGCGCCGGGATCGTGGAAGGATGCCTGGCGGCACCCGGCGTGGAAAACCGCGAAGTGCTCCCCTACCTCAAGGAAGTCCAAGGGCACGAACAAGTCCAGTTCGTGGAAAAGATGGCCCCCCTTTCGATCGGATTGGCCTCCGGGCGACGCGCCCGGATCGCCTACCAGGCCGATGGAACAGCCCTCGTGGCCGCACGCATCGGCGACTTCGTGGGAGTGAAACAGGAATCCGTGCGGATCGCCCAGGGCCGGATCCCCATGCTGTTTGAAATCCTGGCTCCCAACCACCGTCCCGTCCAGCGCACGGCCGACCTGGACGGCTTTTGGCAGCGATCCTATCCGGAAATCAAAGCGGATCTCAAGCGCCGGTACCCCAAGCACCCCTGGCCTTGAATCCCCGGAGGGCGATTCTCGATCCGGGAATGTGAAAAATCTGTCGCAGGGTTCTGTCCGCCGGACAAGGCGTGTTATCTTCCTGGTGCAGGTTATCCTGTCCATCCCGCGCTGTCAGGTGTTTCGACTTGATCGCGTCTCAATGCCCCTCGCGTTCGAAACTTGGACCGACGAAAGGACAATCCACATGAAAAGCCACGGCAAATGCTGGCTGGTCGCCAATGGCGATGACGGCAACAGATACTGGTGCTACTGCGATGCTTACGACGATGAGAAGGAAAAGAACTTCAAGCGTCAAGTCTACTCCCGTTCAGGCTACGACTGCCGCAAGGTCCATCGCGAAAGCCATGAACCCGATCGGGGCTTCGAACTGTTCGTTTGATCGCCAGTGCGATCACCGCGAGGTGATCGCCTTCCCGGAGGCTTGGATCCTCCCGCCACGCGCGTTCCAGAAGACGACCTTGCTGGAGCGCGTCGCCCATCTTCCTTGGGAACCGGGCTCCACGGCGACTTCCCCGAGCAGATTCCCGGACGCGTCGCAGAAGCGCACGCTGACAGATTCTGTCGAATTGTTTTCGGCGACCAGCACGCCTGGCTCCGTGCGCATGCGCAATCCGGCTTGTCCGGCTGCCGGCGCGACCGAAGCGGCCTTCGTGACCGTCGGCTTGAGGTTGGAATAGGCGTAGCGCGTTCCGTCCACGTCGTACGCTTCCATGGTCCGCTCCTCGAGTTCGTCTCCGAAATACGTGAACGTCGTCTTCTCCGACAGGTACGATCCCCCATCCTCCAGCACGGTGTACCCGCGAATGGACTCGATCCGGTCGTTGGCGTACACGAAATCTTCGCGAGAAACCTGCTGGTTTGCCACCCACTCGGAAGCTTGGACCAGGCGAGTTCCTTTCCAGGAAAGCCGCAGACGATGCTCCTCGATCCACGCTCCTGGATGCGAGGTATCGGGCACTTGGTAGGCTCCCTCCAGGCAATGGCCGGATGAATCCACCGTCCAAACCCATCTTCCGTCCTGGCGCACCTCGTCGGCGCAGCCCGGATGGCGC
This DNA window, taken from Fibrobacterota bacterium, encodes the following:
- a CDS encoding prepilin-type N-terminal cleavage/methylation domain-containing protein, whose translation is MKKGLTLIELLIALFLAGLVVGFAVSILRDENSNMIHIRSRVQSQTAARDGLKILESELRAAGFGVTMNISTAPTRPLEMLSVKPACTEAIDVLRQSSIVAMDGNSGGNDTLDLAFPTKVDATTGATCFSTRWTRYVVVNGELMRYEGATRSSLNSKPNATMVGKNVDVFQLQLSASGISKSGKVLLAAADSCCPGGANWTKTAVTVTPHAAARTDELDVAGVWSYLSKEKDLSIGETWRLRFIIQDADAPLLKDLKDNAPASFVKIGLYSKSGKNDVILPILTRPTDASTAFGQLVEADLVVPASEKYQIGLSGYSTGKLTIEGFNALSVRLGSDSTWLKNPSNMNTDDWSRVKSVRVQVLTRAPADKRDYYSKFTGLANYQQTSSAPVGEFNATDSSIRVLLDHHYPAGNNGKF
- a CDS encoding cellulase family glycosylhydrolase — encoded protein: MNCRFSPALAALLLFPIFGNAASPVSLHGKLSIREGGLVGEFTGKKVRLVGMSLGNLGAEDESSHWNRSVVDWLATDWGCSVVRASMDISQISALEAYRNNPNLSKAKIHQLIQGGIERGIYVVVSWHEDSLSDHPDEAKDFFEEMAMVYGNKPNVLFEPYDGLSGKDYDWNRLRKLHEEILAVIRSHSSNVVIVSTPRLSRESDAALASPLVDANVLYSQRLDLQSDDKLERERVRKVTDAKLPVFVSQLSTSSAAEAKTDIPKASRWKDFLDTLGVSWCGWSISKGRESSATLVSSASQDGSWSATDLTASGAYFRSALLADIPSRARYDTLVVPGKIDGRAFSIVAFDHALRAGTGGRVQLDLLPGSWAQYVIASPTSQTARLLVRASVSSVGTLIAKLDGKDVARFTVTPGNDGPSAVALATDSIRFEAGTQLLRLEWTSDDTGRLVVDQLETDPRESPVNRKGPVPAKWNVKSTSNGLEIGLSANAQPVEIQVADLRGRILAERILTAPVSLIPLQDRGVLVIRAKDAHGSASWTLMR
- a CDS encoding GGDEF domain-containing protein; translated protein: MGVFLQAAAAILWIVGTSGWLVGGRQIPGLTPNIGLLLFGALLVGCTAVATFLRPSLRKAGAFGFLFSAGALLAQLLLVPTESTWLLISLGAWLVPLLPLSDPKKDRFHILAGAIVLLASPLLVGHLALWGPIQIPMIDSKLHFAQVAIWLLVFLFVHYSFHQASTPRGRMEASPGAGRGGLSISEVPVPSASSSGILQISQVHNPASMSSTSASMSGIHNRPQSLPSQGLPSATQDPRASTAIPRQRVQGAWDEPAMSSSGDDIDPSASQVLSRSILSEQDDQARQQMSRLLGPVVHLMHKVFRSYSSLGFLVDPVSGELLLDAKFGKGMVLPDARIVPGFRLLGNSLRSGLLTGDVANYGESPEYYPEGERVLSLMALPVRNEDTGDLQALLVVDQKVGRAFSDEHYLYFKRFASIASALVTVQSARTAIQRQATITNTFYDIQSRLTRHLKPDDLLAVLESSLRTLFPLERLTVSLWNPAKQLAQIQLSTGIVPLPQLGSYFDPSDPASVCGAVFRTGREVLSRDWQDGARAVFESRMDAEVGWRGQEIMGAPFLNDDRQCFGVLTLESTAPGSYQELDTKLLAAIASIAAGALTRARMYQEMERLATIDGLTQVPNHRHFQTLLNQQLEVASRYGQRIGLMLFDIDHFKVFNDTYGHAIGDLVLKEVARCVGTAIRSSDMLARYGGEEFVVLMPQAEVAGAMQSAERVRAAVENMAIPHEGRMLKVTISIGVCLFPEMASVKQDFIDGADKAMYFSKKSGRNRVTLYGPESEALAQQKEAVGGH